In Schizosaccharomyces osmophilus chromosome 2, complete sequence, the following proteins share a genomic window:
- the cul1 gene encoding cullin 1: MTVPRKNNNDLPHVEKYDSLNGTWDFLKDGVLHILDRLDEGMSITRYMELYTAIHNYCADASKTMSVESFSDQTANVLGEALYNNLVLYLKQYLTKLRTASLSETTHEDRLAAYAKYWTRFTTSSRFLHHLFGYLNRYWVKLKNRFSDTVVYDIYTLCLVSWYHHVFAHIRDDMLASLLYILNRKRSHEPVDMKDVKVCVDSITSLSFDKADMPKANLNSYKAFFETRFISSSREFYGTESSQYISVHSITDYLGKAESRLLEEEELVHLYLHESTLKPLLEAVEDELITKRAEVLHNDFSRMLDENCHSDIVRMYRLMSRTPNGLQPLRKSFEDYVKRSGFLAVARIVPEGNKVSEVDPKDYLDMLLSTYLSSKKLVDTAFQGDADFTKSLDTSCREIVNRNVVCHPSSSRSPELLAKYSDSVLRKNSKAADVDDIENTLTSIIIIFRYVEDKDVFQNFYTKLLAKRLVNGMSNSQDAESGMLSKLKEVCGFEYTSKLQRMFQDISLSQELTESFRQLPEIQKSPIDFYAMVLGTSFWPLTASSSNFHIPSELKSLYERFEGYYNTCHNGRKLSWLFHLSKGEIKARINPNSTITYVFQVSTFQMAVLLLYNQRDSYKYEELLQRTGLNRDILIGILNIFLRAKVLLLQEGKNLGEPDSVYTINKNFKMKKIRVQLNLPIKSEQKQEVVETQKTIEEDRKLLLQSAIVRIMKARRTLKHVVLVKETIDQIKSRFAPQVSDIKRCIDMLIEKEYLERQGRDEYVYLA, encoded by the exons ATGACGGTGCcgagaaaaaacaataatgaTCTTCCCCATGTCGAAAAATATGATTCTTTAAACGGAAC GTGGGATTTTCTAAAAGATGGCGTCTTGCATATTTTGGATCGATTGGATGAAGGAATGTCAATTACTCGCTATATGGAGCTCTATAC TGCTATCCATAATTACTGTGCCGatgcttcaaaaacaatgtCGGTAGAAAGCTTCAGCGATCAGA CTGCGAACGTTTTGGGGGAGGCTTTATATAACAACTTGGTGTTGTACCTAAAACAGTATTTGACAAAGCTGCGAACG GCATCACTTTCAGAAACAACTCATGAAGACAGATTAGCAGCCTACGCCAAGTATTGGACCCGATTTACAACGTCTTCTAGGTTCCTTCATCATCTATTTGGGTACCTTAACAGATATTGGGTGAAACTGAAAAACCGATTTTCTGATACCGTAGTTTATGATATCTATACACTGTGTCTCGTATCGTGGTACCATCACGTTTTTGCGCATATACGCGATGATATGCTTGCAAGTCTGTTGTACATACTTAACAGAAAACGATCGCACGAGCCCGTTGATATGAAGGATGTGAAAGTTTGTGTTGATTCTATCACTTCATTAAGTTTCGACAAAGCAGATATGCCAAAGGCGAATTTGAATTCTTACAAAGCATTCTTCGAAACAAGATTCATATCATCGTCTAGAGAGTTTTACGGTACTGAATCTTCTCAGTATATCTCAGTGCATTCCATAACCGATTACCTTGGAAAAGCAGAGAGCCGACTCTTAGAGGAAGAAGAGCTTGTTCACTTGTATTTGCACGAGTCCACGCTAAAGCCATTGTTGGAAGCTGTAGAGGATGAGCTAATTACTAAACGCGCTGAAGTTTTACATAATGACTTTTCGCGTATGCTTGATGAAAATTGCCATAGTGATATTGTTAGAATGTATCGCTTAATGTCAAGAACTCCAAATGGACTACAACCATTAAGAAAGTCATTTGAAGATTACGTTAAACGGTCCGGATTTCTTGCTGTTGCTAGAATTGTGCCTGAAGGCAACAAGGTATCTGAGGTAGATCCCAAAGATTACCTTGATATGCTTTTGTCAACATACCTatcttccaaaaagctTGTCGACACAGCTTTTCAAGGGGACGCAGATTTTACAAAATCTTTGGATACATCTTGCAGAGAAATTGTGAATCGCAATGTCGTCTGTCACCCTTCTTCGTCACGGTCTCCGGAACTATTGGCGAAATATTCAGATTCTGTTCTACGCAAGAACAGCAAGGCTGCCGATGTTGATGATATAGAAAACACCTTAACTTCCATCATTATTATTTTCCGCTACGTCGAGGATAAAGATGTgtttcaaaacttttacaCGAAGCTATTGGCCAAACGATTGGTCAATGGAATGTCAAACTCTCAAGATGCAGAATCCGGAATGCTTTCCAAGCTGAAGGAAGTTTGTGGATTCGAGTACACCAGCAAACTGCAGAGAATGTTTCAAGATATATCTTTGTCTCAGGAGTTAACCGAGTCTTTCCGCCAACTTCCAGAAATACAAAAGTCACCCATTGATTTTTATGCTATGGTTTTGGGAACATCATTCTGGCCGTTAACAGCTAGTTCCTCTAATTTCCACATCCCATCCGAATTAAAATCCCTTTACGAACGGTTTGAAGGTTATTATAATACCTGTCATAATGGTCGGAAGTTAAGTTggctttttcatttgtctAAAGGAGAAATCAAAGCACGCATTAATCCCAATTCCACCATCACTTATGTATTTCAAGTGTCTACCTTCCAAATGGCTGTCCTGCTGCTGTACAACCAAAGAGATTCATACAAGTATGAAGAGTTGTTGCAACGGACTGGATTGAATCGTGACATACTAATTGGAATTCTCAACATTTTCTTACGCGCAAAAGTTTTGTTATTACAGGAAGGGAAGAACCTTGGAGAGCCGGATAGTGTCTATactataaacaaaaactttaagatgaaaaagattcgtGTTCAACTCAACTTGCCAATCAAATcagaacaaaaacaagaagtaGTGGAAACTCAGAAAACAATCGAGGAAGATCGGAAGTTGCTGTTACAATCTGCCATCGTACGCATTATGAAAGCTAGAAGGACGCTGAAGCATGTTGTTTTGGTCAAAGAAACCATAGATCAAATTAAAAGCAGATTTGCCCCTCAAGTCTCAGATATTAAGAGATGTATTGATATGttgattgaaaaagaatatctAGAGCGACAAGGACGTGATGAATATGTTTATCTTGcttaa
- the gls1 gene encoding Glcoside Hydrolase family protein Gls1 produces MYDDTPRGNQPPANVNDIGSMYNSRDTSASSFTNLNDSSTRLLHNGSNHNVNSGALAVGVGGRRASGYSRPSPQTYNRYPNGDASNSSGMYSTSPPQNNSLVDDIENINRLEAVAFAGPTAGDHDFALSKEDKEIDDFLHYPLPAKDTKRISYFVGGEGLMQLLFLIFLISGTGMLFIGLPILTYTGHNALASTSDNGITNHKFRSLSILRSKSLVDPDTPQDAYTKNVPHLGNLDLVFSDEFNKPGRTFYDGDDQFWEATDLHYAATSDYEYYDADTPTTANGTLRLRMDAFFTHNLNFRSGMITSWNKMCFKGGRIEVSASLGGSPGVPGLWPGIWTIGNLVRPGYLATSDGVWPYAYNSCDAGITPNQSDPSGISFLGGQRLPSCVCDDQGYEHPSPGKGRGAPEIDCLEGTFGAAIPYNGSVQMETMPVASQSLQTAPYDMFYFPNYDYVVVYNQSVSEVNGWTGGVYQQALSVATQLNNTWLGNRAYQIYGFDYQPGYDADSFISWFVGENYTWTMYQPAIGPNGNVGARGVSEEPLIVILNMGISPSWVYFYWYELSFPQTQYIDYVRIYQDTSSNSKHELGCDPKGYPTTEYISKHPKAYRDYNTTSWEMAGYKRPKNKLMDGC; encoded by the coding sequence ATGTACGACGATACGCCCAGAGGCAATCAGCCTCCTGCGAATGTTAATGATATTGGATCTATGTATAATTCGCGGGACACCAGTGCTTCCTCCTTTACAAATTTAAATGATTCTTCTACTCGTCTTTTGCACAATGGTTCTAATCATAACGTCAACAGCGGTGCATTAGCTGTCGGAGTTGGTGGTAGAAGAGCTAGTGGTTATTCTCGCCCGAGTCCCCAAACATATAATAGATATCCTAATGGGGATGCGAGTAATAGCTCTGGCATGTATTCAACGTCACCTCCTCAAAACAACAGCCTCGTGGATGACATTGAAAACATCAACCGCTTAGAAGCTGTTGCTTTCGCCGGCCCTACAGCTGGTGACCATGATTTTGCATTGAGCAAAGAAGATAAAGAGATAGATGACTTTTTGCACTATCCTTTACCTGCAAAGGATACTAAAAGAATAAGTTACTTCGTGGGTGGAGAAGGTTTAATgcaattgcttttccttATCTTCCTTATTTCAGGTACCGGTATGCTCTTCATTGGCTTGCCAATTCTCACTTATACTGGACATAACGCTCTCGCAAGTACCTCTGATAATGGTATTACCAATCATAAGTTTAGGAGCTTAAGCATTCTTCGTAGCAAGTCTCTTGTCGATCCTGATACTCCTCAAGATGCTTACACGAAAAATGTCCCACATTTAGGCAATTTAGATTTGGTATTCTCGGATGAATTTAATAAGCCTGGTCGTACATTTTATGATGGTGATGATCAGTTTTGGGAAGCTACTGACTTGCACTATGCCGCTACTAGTGATTATGAATATTACGACGCCGATACGCCAACAACAGCAAATGGCACCCTTAGACTTCGAATGGATGCATTCTTCACTCACAATCTGAATTTCAGGAGTGGTATGATTACGAGTTGGAATAAAATGTGCTTTAAAGGCGGAAGAATAGAGGTTTCCGCTTCTTTAGGTGGTTCACCAGGAGTTCCTGGTCTATGGCCTGGTATTTGGACAATCGGAAACTTGGTTCGTCCCGGTTATTTAGCTACTTCCGACGGAGTTTGGCCTTATGCTTATAACAGCTGCGATGCTGGGATCACTCCTAATCAATCTGACCCCAGTGGCATATCGTTCCTTGGTGGACAAAGACTTCCCAGTTGTGTTTGCGATGACCAAGGATACGAACACCCGAGTCCCGGAAAAGGTCGTGGTGCTCCTGAAATTGATTGTTTAGAAGGGACGTTCGGTGCTGCAATTCCTTACAATGGATCGGTCCAAATGGAGACTATGCCCGTTGCTTCTCAATCTCTTCAAACTGCTCCTTACGatatgttttattttcctaaTTACGACTATGTCGTTGTCTACAACCAAAGTGTTTCAGAAGTTAACGGTTGGACGGGTGGTGTATATCAGCAAGCTTTGTCTGTCGCCACACAATTGAACAATACTTGGTTGGGTAACAGAGCGTATCAAATATATGGATTTGATTATCAGCCCGGTTACGACGcagattctttcatttcatgGTTTGTTGGTGAAAACTATACTTGGACTATGTACCAACCTGCCATCGGTCCTAATGGAAATGTCGGAGCTCGTGGCGTAAGTGAAGAACCTTTGATTGTTATTCTGAATATGGGTATCTCACCCTCATGGGTTTACTTTTACTGGTACGAATTAAGTTTCCCTCAAACGCAGTACATTGACTACGTGCGTATTTACCAGGATACTTCGAGTAATTCGAAACATGAGCTTGGGTGTGATCCTAAAGGCTATCCGACTACGGAGTATATAAGTAAGCATCCTAAAGCCTATCGTGACTACAATACTACTAGTTGGGAAATGGCTGGGTATAAGCGTCCTAAGAACAAATTGATGGATGGTTGTTAG
- the ssr1 gene encoding SWI/SNF and RSC complex subunit Ssr1 — MSEPVQLPTDSNVPMDIEEEKIELEDNEPKDEAKEFLLSQLPSVEIPEWAQWFDFSNIHEIERNSNPEFFDNKNSSKTPQVYKEYRDFMICAFRLNPKAYLTFTACRRNLAGDVCAVLRVHRFLEQWGLINYNVDPSTRPSKIVPPSTSHFQVLADTPRGLAPLVPPPPSSIPRTQPYNLQPSILRKNIYDSEVEETLKGNAPRPSPAAMENQNIEKKEAPAPTHCYSCSCILSGTYYTSDSDPPHSICSVCYDQERFPPPKTPHNYRKIDPFSKKDNTHWTSQEMNLLYEGLDMFPEDWSEISRHVGTKTIEQCILKFLNLPSTDRELFQSSSTPYPGVRPLQDKSPVLSVVTLLSKLVTPSSLKNLNSVNAGNNSTKEVESRTPSHIKDESMDIDNASYDISEDYLSDEEKRMSTTMKEAMDTQLKLIDSKLSHFDYLDQHVRLKSQELDLFAQETYKEKLYMKRECIAAKKKIEQRLQSKDSSSNVSPFQSSTATPTLLSMQSSSGMNL, encoded by the coding sequence atgtcTGAGCCAGTCCAACTTCCTACCGATTCTAACGTTCCTATGGATattgaggaagaaaaaatagaattaGAAGACAATGAGCCGAAGGATGAAGCTAAAGAGTTTTTACTGAGTCAATTACCTTCTGTAGAAATTCCTGAATGGGCTCAGTGGTTTGATTTCAGTAATATACATGAGATTGAGAGAAACAGCAACCCCGAGTTCTTTGACAATAAGAATTCTTCTAAAACTCCTCAAGTTTACAAAGAGTATCGTGATTTCATGATTTGCGCTTTTCGACTAAATCCGAAAGCCTACCTGACATTTACTGCTTGTAGACGTAATTTAGCAGGCGATGTTTGTGCTGTTTTACGTGTCCATCGATTCTTGGAACAATGGGGACTTATAAACTATAATGTAGACCCTTCTACACGACCCTCAAAAATTGTCCCGCCTTCTACAAGccattttcaagttttggCTGATACTCCGAGAGGATTGGCACCTCTTGTCCCTCCCCCTCCTTCCTCTATTCCTCGTACTCAACCATATAATCTACAACCTTCTATTCTCCGCAAAAATATCTATGACTCTGAGGTTGAGGAGACTTTGAAGGGCAATGCTCCACGACCGTCTCCGGCTGCCAtggaaaatcaaaacattgaaaaaaaagaagcaccAGCTCCTACTCATTGCTATTCTTGCAGTTGCATTCTTAGCGGCACTTACTATACTAGCGATTCCGACCCTCCTCATTCAATTTGTTCGGTTTGCTACGACCAAGAAAGATTTCCTCCACCAAAAACACCTCATaattatagaaaaattgaTCCTTTTTCGAAAAAGGATAATACGCATTGGACCTCACAAGAAATGAACCTTTTATATGAAGGCCTTGATATGTTCCCAGAGGACTGGTCCGAAATTTCCAGGCATGTTGGCACCAAAACGATAGAGCAATGTATATTGAAATTTCTAAATCTTCCTTCTACAGATAGGGAGCTTTTTCAATCTTCCTCTACCCCATATCCCGGAGTGCGTCCTTTACAAGACAAAAGTCCGGTTTTGTCTGTCGTGACATTACTATCAAAATTGGTGACGCCGTCTTCACTCAAAAACTTAAATTCAGTTAATGCTGGAAACAATTCAACTAAAGAAGTTGAAAGTCGTACTCCATCACATATCAAAGATGAAAGTATGGATATTGACAATGCCAGCTATGATATATCTGAAGATTATCTTTCTGACGAGGAAAAACGAATGTCAACTACTATGAAAGAGGCTATGGACACCCAATTGAAGTTGATTGATTCCAAGCTTTCCCATTTTGATTATTTAGATCAACATGTACGACTTAAGTCTCAAGAATTGGATTTATTTGCCCAAGAAacttataaagaaaaactctATATGAAAAGAGAATGCATTGCagccaaaaagaaaattgagCAGCGCTTACAGTCAAAGGATTCCTCTAGTAATGTCTCACCTTTTCAGTCGTCTACTGCCACCCCAACGTTACTTTCTATGCAGTCCTCTTCAGGTATGAACCTGTAA
- the sec62 gene encoding ER protein translocation subcomplex subunit Sec62, translating to MNNPTIPAQNDQETRAFAIRFTNYLKSRPELKTKPAILNGKRVYYFRVKRAYRFLTSDSYPPKKVKGFPSISTREDVVDVFKLLIMNSMMVRVDKLPPKQKKQQVVELQVNRTQDFQDDMHYVWLYEPLQKRVIVLAVLFALLVLTLVLFPLWPMSMRIGAWYLSMAGLGIIVLFFALVVFRFIFYCLTALVASPGLWLFPNLLADVGFCDSFKPVWAWHNTKPEVKSKKGKNNFKNTSPSVSSTEKQSSAATSTSAEPHYTGTSSKTGPRNPTIEEVHE from the coding sequence ATGAATAATCCTACCATACCTGCCCAGAATGACCAAGAAACGCGTGCGTTTGCCATCCGATTCACAAACTATTTGAAATCTCGCCCAGAGTTGAAAACAAAGCCTGCGATACTTAATGGAAAACGTGTCTACTATTTTAGAGTGAAAAGAGCTTATCGGTTTTTAACCTCAGATTCGTACCCACCGAAAAAGGTAAAAGGATTTCCCTCTATTTCAACACGCGAAGATGTGGTTGACGTGTTCAAGCTTTTAATCATGAACTCTATGATGGTTCGCGTTGACAAGCTTCCcccaaagcaaaaaaagcagcAGGTTGTGGAGCTGCAAGTGAATCGGACGCAAGATTTCCAGGATGACATGCACTACGTCTGGCTGTATGAGCCTTTGCAAAAGCGTGTTATCGTTTTAGcagttttgtttgctttacTTGTACTAACACTTGTTCTATTCCCTCTGTGGCCTATGTCTATGCGTATAGGAGCTTGGTATCTTAGTATGGCCGGTTTGGGGATtatagttttgttttttgcCTTGGTCGTCTTTCGTTTTATATTCTATTGTCTCACTGCTCTTGTTGCAAGTCCTGGACTTTGGTTGTTCCCTAATTTACTCGCTGACGTCGGCTTTTGTGATAGTTTCAAACCGGTTTGGGCTTGGCATAATACTAAACCAGAAGTGAAGTctaagaaaggaaaaaacaattttaaaaatactTCCCCTTCCGTTAGCTCTACGGAAAAACAATCCTCTGCTGCTACATCCACATCTGCCGAACCTCATTACACAGGTACTTCCTCAAAAACTGGTCCGAGAAACCCTACTATAGAAGAAGTGCATGagtaa
- the slt1 gene encoding Schizosaccharomyces specific protein Slt1, whose product MAAFFRLIDPHGNEYEHVQDHSLQLALEELDQQIEVIQQQERQLKFRKRAIDDARQEVLQQIQHRKFRQYLHEREQEARLQEYYLEELQERRAFEQVIRTIIQKRYEDDETQRNVQREKEARRLLRRILVSDPSNTQLVVPRNFHQFFINHPIVEHLNSSDEQPRTIENTEYPQRTSQPVQYGSPITRKSDIPTENPKEFHIRLQQPLADEGPHVAEIPHSHEKAHKHSHQAPFDDDLTHGELTELNEYLLGAQRRLNKRGNAREHHDPSQALPGTFLFGKMANAPVNPDPEVIEPEEEIPTQRRNPLETLLSSGHYSVVNSDDESGPPEYQSTQSEKQSASPNTRETVFSATSETPHSTNLQPEHHTTTPSMEYPSSNPSNVPTNLTTNDKKAASNQPNGEQDNASSTRPVSQSSVRHNVTVEEVPDEDA is encoded by the coding sequence ATGGCAGCCTTTTTTCGTTTAATAGATCCTCATGGAAATGAATATGAACATGTGCAAGATCATAGTTTACAACTCGCTCTCGAAGAACTTGATCAACAAATTGAAGTGATTCAACAACAAGAACGCCAATTAAAATTCCGGAAGCGTGCTATTGATGATGCTAGACAAGAAGTCTTACAACAAATTCAACACCGAAAGTTCCGTCAGTATTTGCATGAGCGAGAACAGGAAGCCCGATTGCAGGAATACTATTTAGAGGAATTACAGGAACGCAGAGCCTTTGAACAAGTTATACGCACAATCATTCAAAAGAGATATGAGGATGACGAAACTCAAAGAAACGTCCAACGCGAGAAAGAAGCCAGGAGGTTATTACGAAGGATTTTAGTTTCAGATCCTTCCAACACTCAGCTGGTAGTACCCAGAAACTTTCAccaattcttcattaaTCATCCTATAGTGGAACATCTTAACTCTTCTGATGAGCAACCTAGGACAATTGAAAATACCGAATATCCTCAAAGAACATCTCAACCTGTACAATATGGTTCACCTATAACTAGGAAATCGGATATTCCGActgaaaatccaaaagaattcCACATCCGACTTCAACAACCTTTAGCAGATGAAGGTCCTCACGTTGCGGAAATTCCTCATTCGCATGAAAAAGCCCACAAACATTCTCACCAGGCTCCTTTTGATGATGATTTGACCCATGGTGAACTTACAGAGTTGAATGAATACCTTTTAGGTGCTCAGCGACGTTTGAACAAGCGCGGCAATGCTAGAGAGCATCACGATCCTTCTCAAGCACTTCCTGGtacttttctctttggAAAGATGGCTAATGCTCCTGTAAATCCCGATCCCGAAGTTATCGAacctgaagaagaaattccaacccaaagaagaaatccTTTGGAAACTCTACTTTCTAGCGGACACTATTCCGTTGTTAACAGCGACGATGAATCGGGCCCTCCTGAATATCAATCCACCCAATCCGAGAAACAGAGTGCTTCTCCTAATACCCGGGAAACTGTTTTTTCTGCTACTTCAGAGACACCACACTCCACCAACTTGCAACCCGAGCACCATACTACTACACCGTCAATGGAGTATCCTTCAAGCAACCCCAGTAATGTTCCCACTAATTTGACAACGAACGACAAAAAAGCTGCAAGCAACCAGCCAAACGGTGAGCAAGACAATGCTTCTTCCACACGTCCTGTATCTCAAAGTTCTGTTCGACATAATGTTACAGTTGAAGAAGTCCCTGATGAAGACGCATag
- the fsf1 gene encoding mitochondrial carrier, serine Fsf1 — MSNNKIPTSKYDLSTYWGRVRHAMDITDPRTLLSTKKDIDSAVKTLREFEDGNSTLSEKVWNAKKVVDSTLHPDTKEPVFLPFRMSCYALTNLVVTAGMLQPNLGTAGTVFWQWTNQSVNVAFNSANANKSTQLTLPQMAKSYMYAVTASCGVAIGLNKVVPRMKFLSTSSKAILGRLTPFAAVAFAGVLNVFLMRGEELRQGIDVFDKEGNSLGKSNQAALYAVGETALSRIINASPIMVIPPLVLMRLQKTNWLRKSPKLTIPVNLGLVGITSLIAVPLAVGVFPGRETISPMKLESKFHNLKDKNGNDIEKVEFNRGL, encoded by the exons ATGTCAAACAATAAAATTCCAACCTCAAAATACGATCTCTCCACTTACTGGGGACGTGTACGC CATGCGATGGACATTACTGATCCAAG AACCTTATTATCtacaaaaaaggatattgACAGTGCTGTCAAGACTTTACGCGAGTTTGAGGATGGCAATAGTACTTTGAGTGAAAAAGTTTGGAATGCTAAAAAGG TTGTTGATTCCACTTTGCATCCTGATACAAAGGAACCCgtgtttcttcctttccgTATGTCCTGTTATGCCTTG ACCAACTTGGTTGTCACAGCTGGAATGCTTCAACCCAACCTAGGTACAGCTGGAACCGTTTTTTGGCAGTGGACAAACCAGTCGGTTAATGTAGCATTCAATTCCGCGAATGCCAACAAGTCTACTCAATTGACATTACCCCAGATGGCAAAATCTTACATGTATGCTGTCACTGCCAGTTGTGGTGTTGCAATTGGTCTCAACAAGGTTGTTCCTCGTATGAAGTTTTTGTCCACTTcatcaaaagcaattctaGGACGTTTAACCCCATTTGCTGCAGTTGCTTTTGCTGGTGTTTTGAATGTGTTTTTGATGCGCGGTGAAGAATTGCGTCAA GGTATTGATGTTTTCGataaagaaggaaactcTTTGGGTAAGAGCAATCAAGCTGCCTTGTATGCAGTTGGCGAAACAGCTCTTTCTCGTATCATCAATGCTTCGCCTATAATGGTCATCCCTCCTCTTGTTTTGATGAgacttcaaaaaacaaactggCTTCGCAAGAGCCCCAAGTTGACGATTCCCGTGAATTTGGGCTTGGTTGGTATCACTTCCTTGATTGCAGTACCTTTGGCTGTTGGTGTTTTCCCAGGTAGAGAAACCATTTCTCCCATGAAACTGGAATCCAAGTTTCACAACTTGAAGGATAAAAACGGGAATGATATAGAGAAGGTGGAATTCAATCGTGGACTGTAA
- the uap56 gene encoding TREX complex subunit, ATP-dependent RNA helicase Uap56, producing the protein MASAQEDLIDYEEEEDLVQDQSAQGTTTTTEATENGEKSDKKGSYVGIHSTGFRDFLLKPELLRAITDSGFEHPSEVQQVCIPQSILGTDVLCQAKSGMGKTAVFVLSTLQQIEPVDGEVSVLVLCHTRELAFQIKNEYARFSKYLPDVRTSVFYGGINIKQDMEAFKDKTKAPHIVVATPGRLNALVREKIMRVNNVKHFVLDECDKLLDSVDMRRDIQEVFRATPPQKQVMMFSATLSSEVRPICKKFMQNPLEIYVDDETKLTLHGLQQHYVKLDEKEKNRKINDLLDSLEFNQVVIFVKSVSRANELDRLLRECNFPSICIHGGLPQEERINRYKAFKDFDKRLCVATDVFGRGIDIERVNIVINYDMPDSPDTYLHRVGRAGRFGTKGLAITFAGSDEDSQILDKIQERFEVNINELPDEIDVSSYMNA; encoded by the coding sequence ATGGCATCTGCTCAGGAGGATTTGATTGACTacgaagaagaggaagattTGGTTCAGGACCAATCTGCTCAAGGAACTACTACTACAACAGAAGCTACTGAAAATGGTGAAAAATCCGACAAGAAAGGTTCTTACGTTGGTATCCACTCCACAGGTTTCCGTGACTTTTTGTTAAAGCCTGAACTTCTTCGTGCAATCACGGACAGCGGATTTGAACACCCTTCTGAAGTGCAGCAGGTCTGCATTCCTCAATCCATTTTGGGAACTGACGTTCTCTGTCAAGCTAAATCTGGTATGGGTAAAACAGCCGTTTTCGTCTTGTCTACCCTTCAGCAAATTGAACCTGTTGATGGTGAGGTTTCTGTTTTAGTCCTGTGCCATACTCGTGAGCTTGCCTTCCAAATCAAGAATGAATATGCTCGTTTCAGTAAGTATTTGCCTGATGTTCGTACTTCTGTTTTCTATGGCGGTATCAACATCAAGCAAGATATGGAAGCtttcaaagacaaaacCAAGGCACCACATATTGTTGTCGCTACCCCTGGACGTTTAAATGCCCTTGTTCGTGAGAAGATTATGCGCGTGAACAATGTTAAGCACTTTGTTCTTGATGAGTGTGACAAGCTTTTAGATAGTGTTGACATGCGTCGTGATATTCAAGAGGTTTTCCGTGCCACTCCTCCTCAAAAGCAAGTTATGATGTTTAGTGCTACTCTTTCTAGCGAAGTCCGTCCTATTTGCAAGAAGTTTATGCAAAACCCTCTAGAAATTTATGTTGACGATGAAACGAAGCTTACTCTTCACGGTCTTCAACAACACTATGTTAAGCTCGATGAGAAGGAGAAGAACAGAAAAATTAACGATTTGCTAGACTCTTTGGAATTTAACCAAGTGGtcatttttgtaaagtCCGTTAGCCGTGCTAACGAATTGGACCGTCTTCTACGAGAATGCAATTTCCCTTCTATTTGCATTCATGGTGGTCTTCCTCAGGAGGAGCGTATCAACCGCTACAAAGCTTTCAAAGACTTCGACAAGCGTCTTTGTGTAGCTACTGATGTCTTTGGTCGTGGTATCGATATCGAACGTGTCAACATTGTAATTAATTATGACATGCCCGATTCTCCTGATACTTATCTTCATCGTGTCGGTCGTGCTGGTCGTTTCGGTACCAAAGGTTTGGCTATTACATTCGCTGGCTCTGATGAAGATTCTCAAATTTTGGACAAAATCCAGGAACGCTTTGAAGTTAATATTAACGAGCTTCCCGATGAAATTGATGTCAGCTCTTACATGAATGCTTAG